A DNA window from Cydia pomonella isolate Wapato2018A chromosome 18, ilCydPomo1, whole genome shotgun sequence contains the following coding sequences:
- the LOC133527385 gene encoding phosphatidylinositol 3-kinase 3-like, which yields MRYLVFLLLCCLLEKTTSRPQAVTQDYKDADEAEYENEDSPEDSPHRDEDAAVDERANIKEEDEVMEPHHSRNYFFKHHGADRSPEERTTKENTNDNFSEFKSASRLEGPDEDPSENEQDQPVTNRRYDRQNELNNHKNQFIQALVNQKENLRNLQLIKRRDNAEQEESNDNLYEGDSNQEHVSRNDKNKRNEDTAESIGQSNYNHYYNRSPTENKESEDDPYEEINAEDANRDRRDTNDPDETINSGNAHDIKEKKDLENFENEAEQAIIQRYVKKLNKKEVENLMRTLSEDKRAILEQIISDGSNQAISLNKREITKKAEAVEENNFMDGIQSDSNKISGPLVNFNLANGITNKNNDQTGMTPAIEENVSSTISGENKINRRSNEEGVSEKSENGAVTSSSTESVTAKSENKREVNIKELNNEGSPVNSLNTNEPQESSIIGSQDEFYANSQDEDLSQLMDDDVQLHYDYRHPQKRDLMQENNENMAEPMKSLQESFSDNNNYENTGYTGDLNMMPLIRVKRKNYEHAVKKRAAAIMPDSKVAYVPENEDEDNDEGNEIYDNGFFDRTASFAKSNKRVGKVSDTRESGLKLNTDGNQSVFKRSSAEGSHVDDVARDNMSIGSDTDSVLSGVEGVNENLMYSGGCRKKRAAEEITKLVPVDDIINILPNASRSSLVSDTGRPEIFGVSFDSNDAFGSSSKTYDGELGRYKRIRRLKHPTAVKSSTTIAA from the exons ATGcgatatttagtatttttgttgtTGTGCTGTTTATTAGAGAAAACCACCAGTCGACCGCAGGCGGTTACCCAAGATTacaa GGATGCCGACGAAGCCGAATACGAGAACGAAGACTCACCGGAAGACTCGCCGCACAGGGATGAAGATGCAGCAGTCGACGAAAGG GCGAACATTAAAGAGGAGGACGAAGTAATGGAGCCGCATCATAGCAGGAATTATTTTTTCAAGCATCATGGCGCAGACAGAAGTCCAGAGGAGCGGACCACCAAGGAGAACACTAATGATAAT TTTTCAGAGTTCAAATCGGCAAGTAGACTCGAAGGACCAGATGAAGATCCTTCCGAAAACGAACAGGATCAACCAGTGACTAACAGGAGATATGACCGGCAAAACGAACTTAACAACCATAAGAATCAATTTATTCAAGCGTTGGTAAATCAAAAAGAAAACTTGCGTAATCTTCAACTGATTAAAAGAAGAGATAATGCTGAGCAGGAAGAAAGCAATGATAACTTGTACGAAGGCGACTCAAATCAAGAACACGTTAGTAGAAATGACAAAAATAAACGCAACGAGGACACTGCTGAATCTATTGGGCAATCTAACTATAATCACTATTATAACAGATCACCAACCGAAAACAAAGAATCCGAAGATGATCCATATGAGGAAATCAATGCAGAAGATGCTAATCGAGATCGACGTGATACAAATGATCCTGATGAAACTATTAACAGCGGCAATGCTCATGATATCAAAGAAAAGAAAGACTTAGAAAACTTCGAAAATGAAGCTGAGCAAGCTATTATCCAGAGATATGTGaaaaaacttaacaaaaaagAAGTAGAAAACCTAATGAGAACTCTCTCAGAAGATAAAAGAGCAATACTTGAGCAAATTATTAGCGATGGAAGCAATCAAGCGATCAGCTTAAACAAACGAGAAATAACTAAAAAAGCTGAAGCCGtagaagaaaataatttcaTGGATGGAATCCAATCGGATTCTAATAAAATTTCAGGCCCCCTTGTAAATTTTAACCTGGCCAATGGaataactaataaaaacaatgacCAAACTGGAATGACTCCAGCTATAGAAGAAAACGTATCTAGCACCAttagtggtgaaaataaaataaacagaagaTCCAACGAAGAAGGGGTCTctgaaaaatctgaaaatggGGCAGTTACTTCAAGCAGTACTGAATCCGTAACAGctaaaagtgaaaataaaagagaagtaaatataaaagaatTGAATAACGAGGGATCTCCTGTTAACAGCTTAAATACAAATGAACCGCAAGAGTCTTCTATCATTGGTTCACAAGACGAATTTTATGCTAATTCTCAAGATGAAGATTTGTCACAATTGATGGACGATGATGTGCAACTACATTACGATTATCGTCATCCGCAAAAACGAGATCTGATGCAAGAAAACAACGAAAACATGGCAGAACCTATGAAGTCTTTACAGGAATCATTTTccgataataataattatgaaaacaCTGGTTACACTGGTGACTTGAATATGATGCCTTTAATAAGAGTCAAGAGGAAAAATTACGAGCATGCAGTGAAAAAGCGAGCAGCTGCTATTATGCCAGATTCTAAAGTAGCGTATGTTCCCGAAAATGAAGACGAGGATAATGATGAAGGGAACGAGATTTACGATAACGGTTTTTTCGATAGAACGGCAAGCTTCGCAAAGAGCAACAAGAGAGTTGGCAAGGTGAGTGACACGAGAGAAAGCGGTTTAAAATTGAACACTGACGGGAATCAAAGTGTGTTCAAACGGTCAAGCGCAGAGGGAAGTCATGTCGATGACGTTGCTAGAGACAATATGAGCATCGGGTCTGACACGGACAGTGTTTTGTCTGGGGTGGAAGGAGTCAACGAAAATTTGATGTACAGTGGCGGGTGTCGGAAAAAACGAGCCGCCGAGGAAATCACTAAATTGGTACCCGTTGACGATATTATTAACATACTCCCAAATGCTTCGCGCTCATCTTTGGTGAGTGACACCGGTAGACCTGAAATCTTCGGGGTGAGTTTTGATAGCAATGATGCCTTTGGGTCCTCTTCAAAAACGTACGATGGAGAATTGGGCCGTTATAAAAGAATACGGCGATTAAAACATCCGACAGCTGTGAAGAGCTCTACAACAATAGCCGCCTAG